CTAGATCTACTGCTTCTGGGGGCATGCGCTTGTGGAATATCTAAAGGACCAACTCATAAATTACATGCTAATAAAGCCAACAAGTACATGCATATAATTAAATGGAGACCGTATGCTCACTTTGTGCCACGGATGAGCCTTGATCTGTGGGAATTTAAACTCTGTATAGTTTGGATTCATACATTTGATCTCTTCTCGAGTGGGTGTACCAAGTACCTgttagaaaaagggagaaaagaacaAGTTAATTAGAATTTGCCAGGTTTAGAGATATTATTCTACTGTTCACAGGTACAAAAAATTTTTACCTTGATAATCTCAACAAGTTGGTCAACACCACTATCCCCAGGAAAGAGAGGCTGTATAAATTTAGTACAATcaaaacaaaagcaaagaaaagtTGAGTGCTATCACccaattatttaaaaataaagtaaaaacaTGTAGCTTCTGGCAAAAAACCTGTCCAAGAAGCAGCTCGGCAAGGACACAACCCACAGACCAAATGTCAATTGCAGTTGTGTATTCTGTTGCCCCAAATATGAGTTCAGGTGCACGATAGTAACGTGAGCAAATGTATGATATGTTTGGCTCGCCTTTGACCTGTTATGAATGATGGCAAAAGCAACAGCTATAGTATGGAAAAGGATAGACCCGAGCACACATATCAGGAaccaataacaaagaaaaaatgcAACTGACATGGAAGTGAGAACATAGGGGGGGAGGAGAATTTACAGAAACCGAGAAGGGTCGAACTGCATGTTCATGCATAGTTCCAGTATATTGTTCAAATATGcattaaagaaaatgaaagcagaaaagaaaacaaacattAGATCATGGGTTTCACATGCTATATGCGCACAAAAATATGATATACAATAGACCAGCTCCACATCTGCATTAAAATTCCCCTCCATACAAAATGTATGCTCAATCCACTCGAAGCAAACGGAAATCTGTCTTGTTTACACTAAGGTTCCTGTTTGCTTCAGAGGAAAATATTTTCCAGAAACTAAACATTCATTTATAAAAGTCCTTTCGAATTTTCTTTGCCAATGCTCTTTTCTAGATTATACATGACAACAAGCAACTATATTCATGCTTGAATGAGGAAAGAATTCAACCGTATGATGGGGCTCTTTTCTAGATTATACATGACAACGAAGCAAATATATTTATGCTTGAACGAAGAAAGAATTTCAACCGTATGATGGGGTTGGTAATCATCCAAAGGTGGCAATTGTATCATGAACAAGGACGGATCACTTTTTATGGTAACAACATCCAGAAATTTAAGATGTTTTCCAAATTTTGGTATTGTGTTTCAGTAAATTGTTTTTTAGACAAATAAAATTTCCTCTTGCTTTTAAGCAATTCTGGAAAATATTTTCCCAACAAAATAATGCATCGATGCAAAGCAAAAACACCAATGACATTGGAAGCTTGGATACATGCAAGCCTACATTTACAAGAAACATCAACTCTCTATTTCCATCATATACTTAGATGGTCACTAGCAACAAATGATAGGGGTAAGCTGTGATAAAATATGATTACACATTGGAAATGGAGTCATCTAATATTCCTAGAATACCATCGAAATCTGATCTTAGGAACACATCCATTAAATGGAATCAACAATTAATTGACAAATTCACTTTCACCTGTTGCAGTACATAATGATTCAGAAATTTTGGCAGTTAGAAACATAAAACCATCTTGATTTTCAAAGCCTCTAAAGAACAACCAAATTATTTAATAAGTTAACAGAAAGATGCTAAACACAATACAAGCAAATATCCTACCAGCACTTTTGCACTCCCAAAGTCGCAAAGCTTGACCTGGTGAGTATGAGGATTAACCTGCGAGGaccgcgggggggggggggaaggaggatCAATAAGTAAGCATCTAATCATTAAGAGGAAAGGGCATGAGGTTCTGTACAAACCAGTAGATTCTGGGGTTTAATGTCTCTGTGGCAAACTCCTATGCCCCCATGAATATAGGCCAATGCCCTACAGATCTATCATTAGTTATATGAGTTAGATAATCTCCAATATAAACTGCACTTGAGAAAGTAGAGCAATAAATATTAAGATTGTAAGAGAAAAATAGTAATAGAATTCAGGTAATTTTAAGATCTTTGGGAAGttaagaaaatgaaaggggggggggggggatgttacGGAGACAGATAACAAGTGCACAAAATATAGAGTATAAAggtcaaacaaaacaaaaccatgTGTTTCTAGAGAATTTTATTCACAAGAAAGCTTCCTTTGCAGAACATTTCCTCTTACCTCTTACTTGCAAATATGACATTACAAGACAAATTAATTTGATCTAATAACACATTAGTTGCTCCAAGAGACCAGAAAAATTCACTCAAGCAGAAAGAGCAAGACTCATTAACATAGTAAGACATCAACAAATTGTACGATGTCAGCAGCCAATacattttaaaagaaaaataccaTCTGTTATCAAGCACATAATAGCACCAAATATGATCTTATACTCAACAACAAATACCTGGTAAGTATAAAGCTTGACATATATCAGAGGCATTCTCTGATTTGCCCGGCTGTAGTGTTTTGCTACACGATACACCGTCTCAGGTACATATTCAAGCACCAAATTCAGATACAGCTCATCTTTTTCCGTTGTTGAAAAGAAGCAGTGTTTGAGTGCGACAATATTGGGATGATCAAGAAGGCGCATTGTTTGCAACTCACGGTTCTTGTATCTCTTATCCTGCAAAACTTTTTTGATTGCTACAGTCTCTCCCGTTTCTAGGCATTTTGCCTGCAAAATAAGATTACCAGGgctgaatggaaataaatgaaGATTTGGAGGAACTGAATGTCGAGGAAAATATAAGAAGTACCTGAAATACAATTCCAAATGATCCATGTCCAACAACACGCTCAGCCATGTAACTTATTGTCTGAGGCACAGATAAAGAAAACTTGAGTACACAAGCCATGATACATGGAAACAGATTCTATGCTACAGTGGGAAAACTCAAACTTTGTCATTGTAACAACATATGGTCCAACTTGTGTGTGTCTCTATTACTAAACTAGTATGGGCTGTTGCTTGGTGTAATGGCAAAAAACTCAGGCTGCCAGCATGAAGATGCAGGTTCTAGTCTGAGGGTAGCCACTTTGTACAAATAATGCTGGAGTCCAACAACGGTCCACTATTCTGGGACCCCGTGTAAGAGGAACCTGCACCAGGTTACAGCCCTTTTATGCCTTGTAACAATAATATAGTGAGAAAACAAGAATAAGGAGAAAGCAAGAGAAATAATAGCTGTCTGAGTGTGACTttgcccccctccccctttttcccACCTTAAGTTTCCGTCCAGCATCAGTAATCAGTTCGGTTTGCTTCTTATCTAACATCTACATGTGGCAACTTATTAAAGGATGATTATAGCACTTCGGTTCATTTTTAGCAACATAATTTCCACAAATCCCTAATATTGCCACTGTTTCAtccattttttaatattttgcaTCCAAAATTTCCAACTTTTCATTGAAATTTTACCCCAAAAGTTCCTTTCCCTGATATGTAATTTCCTTTTTGGCATTtacgttttttttatttatttacatttccGGACAAACTCCACTTTCTACAGACGAAATGGTTCATTTGACACTTGGCAATGAAGTTCATCATTGTTCAACCCCAGagatctaattttttatttttatatgcaTAAGAATAGGAAGTCCCAACTGTAAACAAGAACTACTAATGATAGTCATGAACATATACCTGTTTTGGTTGACCATTCCTACCACCAATTGTTGTTACAATTATGTGTCCTGTTTCAGTTCCATTTCCATCCACTACCGTAGCTTCCATTTCCTACCACAAACACGTGTATACACACAAATTGAACAAGATGAGCATAAAttcagagggggggggggggggggagaaccaAAACCGTCCTCAAATTGTCCAAAAAAGGGCAACATAAACCTTATCATCTCTGATCTTCATCTCATTTATTTCGTCTGGAAGCTTATCGACAGACATTATATTGCCACCAGATTTTCCAACTGCTGAAGGAGGGGCTATGCCAGCAGAATCCATATTTGGGTCAAGAGACACAGGAGTTGTCTTTATGTGATTCGCTACCACAGCTCAAAGAAAACCATCTTTCAACCTAAATAGGAAGCAATGCATAACAGATATCAGATAATATTTACAATTCACGAGAACATACCTACTTACTAAAATAAAATTGATGGCTGATAATTAATGGAAATATTTATATGGTCATTCACCCAAGGCTCGGGTTCCATTTCTTGTTGGCCAGGTACTGCATAATCTCTTTAAGGAAGAATTTCAATAAACTTCAGGATTTTGCAACTTTAAGCAGCAAAGGAAAATCCTTGGGTATCAGTACAAAAATGTATTTTgcttgaaaattttccttttacatgGATTTTACCTGGAAATAAATAGAGCCTAAATGCAAAACAACAGACAACAAATGTTAAACTCAGGTGGAGGGGGATTAGAGGCATTCATGCACCAATCATTTAGGCTCTTATGATCTCCAAAATTTTCTGAGCAATCAGACTAACATATACTTGTAAGTCCCAACAGCCGGTCCTTGAAGAGAAATTGAGCCTTCATCTGGGCAGTGAGAGAGGTCAAGAGACGGGAGACCAGGAAGAGAGCATTGATCAGGGTGTGTATCCgtttattaataaaatttgttTGCCCATCAAATGGGAAGGAAGGCCGTGATGATAACATCTGtataaatatttgttttttatcAGTCATCAGAGTTGATACTAgattaattattcaaaaccAAACCCAGAGGCAGAATCTGAAATCATTCAAGATAAAACAGGTCAAACCTGTAGTCAAACTGAGAAAAAATGCCACATATGCATGTTCCACAAATGTTGTCGTTACACAACAATAATATCACTAAGCATTAGCACTTAATTTTCAAATAGTGATTTCTCTTATTAAGTGCACATTTAGCTTCGAAATAATGATCAATTACAAACTAATTTGATTTCTCAAGAATGAAGGTGAAGActtcaaaactttgaaaatgTTGATTCGCTATTTCAAAGGGCCACCTAGTACACCCCATCTGGCAATAAATATAAATTTCACGTTCCCTTTAAAAAAAGGCAATTTAGTCATGACCTACCGTGCAATAACACAGACTGAGTGGGTAAACCATCTGGGCTAATACAATTtgccaaaaaaccaaaagattcaAATGGTTCCGCCTAGATTATGGAGCAATTGCTAAACCAAACCAGGTTTTAGCACAATGAGCAGGGCAATATTCTTGTCCGTAAGCCttaattttaggaaattttttttattagaatcaTTTGAGAGGGTTTCCAGCTAGATTCCAGAACCACTTAACATTGAGTTCAATGAAGAGTTTGAGAATCATACGTAATTTTCCATAATGGGACTTGTATATTTTAGAGTTTACAACCTAGTTTATGGAGCCATATAGAATCCCATTGTAATTGCTTTTCTGACAATAATGAAAATTACTACTTTTTTTTGTCTCCAATATGgtccaaatcccaaaccccccATTTTAAAGGTCCTAACTGTGTGATGCTCAGAGATCAAGTAGGAGATTTGAATAGATTAATTAGGTTTCCATCCTATTTTATATCCATTTGACAAGATCACACCTACGCCACTGCAACCCAACTATGTTCCCCATAAAAACTTTAGTCAATCCACATCTACCTTAACCCTCCTTTCAAGAATCTTAATTCTTTGAATTATTGTAATCAAAACCTTCCTTGATAAGGCTTGCATCAGATGGTATAGACCTCTGGCAGTGCTGCGTTACTTTGGTATCATGGTAAGGTCCCATCACAGTAATTTCAGACCATGTTGTCTGAAATTCTATTATTCAAAAGACAGGTCCTAGCAACCATGATTATATTGAAATGGCAGGGCTTATTGAGGACAACTTTAGAAGAATCAATGAGATGATGATGGTAAGATATCATTATTCCTTCTCTGTCTCGCAAAAGATGGATAATTTGCAAGACGAGATACTTAACATGACAATCATGTAAATCATTTAATGGTGAAAAAGTACGGTAATTCAAAACTCTTGTGATTCCAACACTCAACAGGTAGAAACTTTTTGATGGTGTCATGACGATGATTAAATGAGTTTACCAATCTCCAATCAACGGCAATGCATGAAATTCAGAAAAACTTACGATTTCAATAAGGAGGAAAGTTCGTGCTATGATTCTTTCTGTTGGAATCTATTATGATTTTTGACAATGAAAACTTGACATATTCTACTTTGGTGAaattatttaagttgtttatgGCATGCAAATGCATGCTTGTGAACTTGCAAAACATGGGAGAAATTTCATAACTAAGGGAATAGCATGGCAAAACCATTTTGTAGTACAGATAGCTCAAAATAAGTCTGATTTTTACACAAtcacatttgtcgaaattgctGAAAGTGAAAGCACAAAATCTAATAATGCAATTATTGATGAATCAGAGAAGGGCATCAAGACTGAAGATTCAAAAGAGGGCACAAAGAAaattcaacaaataaaaaaacactagaACCAAAAGAGAGCTGGAAGTTGGTTAAAAAACCAGAAGATAGCATCTGTAATTCAGGAGACAATGAAGATGCTTCTAGATCAAAATACATGCTATAAGGAATTTAAGTTGAAGGACCTACCATGCAGAATACTACAGAAAAATCCAAAAAGTATAACGAGCTGCTCTTGGTATCATCTTTTAGCAACTAGGTAAGTATGAGATGAACATTGACTTTAAAGAACCAGTTATTGCGAACTTGTTGCCACAAACTCACACTGATCTCCTAATTCCTGGCAAACAGAGTAATGATATGCATAATGGTTTTCATActtcttcaaagttcaaactagCCGGCAATTTGTATACTTCTTCATGATCCTATTCCTAGAATTTCTGACAAAAAGACCTTGACAACCATGTGATTAATATTTGTGGGTACAACAAAGCATCAAAACTTAAGATCGAGTTTTATCCCAAATGGTTTACAGCAACAATAACCAAGGAAAAGCTCCAACTATGCAGAACTTAAAGAAAGTGATTGATTTCAATGAGGGGCCCCACCCGTTAAAGCATTCTTAGATCCAACATGGTAGATGGGTGACAATGGGTGGCTTAGCCAGTTTTAGG
The nucleotide sequence above comes from Telopea speciosissima isolate NSW1024214 ecotype Mountain lineage chromosome 3, Tspe_v1, whole genome shotgun sequence. Encoded proteins:
- the LOC122656274 gene encoding shaggy-related protein kinase epsilon-like; protein product: MDSAGIAPPSAVGKSGGNIMSVDKLPDEINEMKIRDDKEMEATVVDGNGTETGHIIVTTIGGRNGQPKQTISYMAERVVGHGSFGIVFQAKCLETGETVAIKKVLQDKRYKNRELQTMRLLDHPNIVALKHCFFSTTEKDELYLNLVLEYVPETVYRVAKHYSRANQRMPLIYVKLYTYQICRALAYIHGGIGVCHRDIKPQNLLVNPHTHQVKLCDFGSAKVLVKGEPNISYICSRYYRAPELIFGATEYTTAIDIWSVGCVLAELLLGQPLFPGDSGVDQLVEIIKVLGTPTREEIKCMNPNYTEFKFPQIKAHPWHKIFHKRMPPEAVDLVSRLLQYSPNLRCTALEALVHPFFDELRDPNTRLPNGRPLPPLFNFKPQELKGASLELLVKLIPEHARKQCPFLGF